aatttgccttttactgctttttgtcagtttttgtgcCTCTATACAATCTGTTTTCTTAGAATTATAAGGGAACTACAGGATCAATATTTCAACATATTataagaacacaaacacacagagtatgTTGTAGCTCACCGGAGTCTGATATGTCATCCCAGTACGGTGCGTCAAACTCATAGTCTGCCTTGAGAATCTGCTCAAAGAGTTTTGAATCGTTCTCATCATAGAAAGGAGGGTAACCGCAAAGCCTGAGAAGATGAAGATGGATGATTACACAACAACAGTCCGTGTGAGTGCTGTTATCCATCTGATGCTCGAAACTTTAACCCAAATCTAAAAGGATTTGCTGCAGCCTAATCTCATTCACTGGTAGTTTGATTTTTCATATAGCATGCAACAAGAGACGGTTCAGATGGATTATAGAGACTACACGAAGACTaagagtggggggaaaaaaatgggacACAGCCTATTTTCATATTATATAGAAAAAAATTGACACGCAAATTGCATATGTGCAACACAAATCCATGCTGTATATTCAAGTGGTGCTTCTGATTATGAAACAGTATAAATGATTCCATAACAACGACCAGACAGAAGCCTCATTTGTGAGGCCATCAGAAACTCTTCCACTTAATTACCTTAAAATTTATCACTCCTAACAAATGGATAACGAGACCAGGGATTTTCTCTTTGCTAACGAGCGACGCCACTTTACTTAATTAGTTTGGAGGCTTTGTGTAACACTTTCCACTGAAAGCTTTATAGACTCTGTAAAATAGGAACAGAAGCTGGGGGCACCCCCCTGACTACAATCTGGACCCTGAAATGGTTTAGCCTTTAAGGGGGTATCTTAGAacctggatgttttttttttgtttgtttgtttttttaatagttttagaCAGCTTTCAGCTCTTCTGCATTATATTATTTTAGGATGCTGGGTTCTATTTTGTGGCTCCGCAGAGGACTAtgttggtctgttggtcagTACCTCAGTTTGATCCcgactgaaatatctgaacaacAATCAGATGACTGCCATTaatttttgtacagacatttacggttcccagaggatgaattgtAGATGCTTTGGTAATCCTTTAACTTTCCATCTAGTACCTTCTTCATTTTAAAGATTTCAATTTGTCCAGTAGTTTGATTCATGACCAAACACCTACAAAAACTGAAGACATTCCCTTCAGCCTCAATTGCACATTGTGTTTAGTggtaattagcaaatgttagcaggGAAACACACTAAATTGAAGTTGTATTCCAAAACCATACCACATAATAATCATCAGAGCATACAGCAGGtagtatacaaaaaaaaaaaaaaaaaatcagacatacTGAACTATTTTATAATAACaggaagtcataaaaaatgtgtgGAGCTGGTTGTCAATCGAACTGTGTCTTTGACTTATCACTGTAACTAAACTTTCCTAACAAGGTTGAAAATACTAGTGTAAACATAGAAAAAACCTGCTTGGAATCATGTGAGACTGAGTTATTCGTTCTATGATAATTGTCTGTAActaacattgttttatttcttgctCAGGACACGAGTTCCCTGTTTAGAAAAGgttcaaatacacaaaataagcTTCCGTTAGCCattgtatttatgttttaaattaGAGTACTCACAGAATATAAGCGATGACCCCAATAGACCAGCAGTCCACAGCTTTACTGTAGGGCTTCTGTGCTAAAACCTCAGGAGCTGgaacaataaaatatatatatttcttaatGGTCAGAAAAATAACTATTCATGCAGTGAAAACAATGCAAACACATTTCAATGATTCACCATAACACAGATGCGAGGATAGAATGTGAATGTTTTGTGGCTTGCCTGCAGCAGATGGCTAAGGTTAACCTGTAGCTACTGGCAGATTAGATTAGGTCATGTTTAGCCAACTAGTGCATCTAATTATCTCAGAGCAAGTTTCCACCAAAGCCGGAGGGCATCCTCACCCACGTATCCTGGAGTCCCACAGGCGGTGGCCATCACGTCACCTGTTCCCTCCATCTTTGACAGGCCAAAGTCACTAATCATGATCTTTGACTCATCGTGAGGACTGAAGTACAGCAGGTTCTCAGGCTGAAAATGAAAGGGATAAATAATCGAGTCCATCAGTGTGCCTGCgattgtctgtttctgtttgagcCTGTGTATTTTTTCTGCATAGATTAATTTCAGCGGCCCAGACAGTAAGATATCAgacaaaatatgaaacaaaatcCCCTGGATTTGTCATTCAAGAGTCAGGGGAGTTTTACGgctcatccaagaggcttcatCAGTTTTACCAAGAAGGAAAATCCCTGACATTTAACCTCTGTGGGTGATCCACACAGAGAGCTCACGTAATATCACTCACACAGGTTAAATAGCAGGGATTTTCCCCTCACGGTAAGACTGAACCTTCTCTGTTGTTCAGTGGCAAAACATTTTCAattcatcaacaacaactgcagtGGATTCTGTGAGGAACCATGAATATTACACACTGTTGTACCTTTAGGTCTCGGTGCACTATGCCCATGGAGTGCAGATAGTTTACTGCATCCAAAACCTGCCGAATGAGCCGACTGGCATCCATCTCCGTGTAGAAGCCCTTTTCCACAATCCGGTCAAACAGCTCACCTCCAGACACCCTGtcagcacacagagaaaacaacaatggTCTGGTTTATCcagtaataattaaaaataataataataataacaatgaaaaagttcatttttgTGGGACTTTGTAAAGTGAGGTGCTTTACAAAGTACAGGCACAAGGCAAAGTGTACAACCCAAGGGTTCTGCAGTGAATAGTAGGTAAGTAAAGCTCCCAACGCCACAACTTCTTTCCACTTCATTACAGCAAAGTTCCCTGACATCCATCTGTGAGCTTTTTCACCCGTATGTACCCGGTCTCAACCTTCGATCCTGAAACAAAATCCCCTGATGCAGACTTAAACCTCAAGGTTTAAAGGTTTAGCAATTTGCTCTCAGTGGTCCTGAGCTTTAAAACAGCCTCCATGTTGAAATCTACCTCAGTGACTTACTTTAAATTGCTACTAAATATTCATTTTCCCACATTTGCATTTCTGTACTAAGTGGCCTTTTTTCATGGATTGTCCATTTCCAGTTAATATGATACAATTTTATGGATTAAACTGCTTTTTATATTTGCCAAATTATCGCTGCTATTTTACTGCTCTGGCCTGTGTtcactctttgtgttttttttttttatctgaggCATCATGTAGCTGTGTTTTAAAAGGGTGCCAAACAGATGAAGTCAGTCAGGGCTGCTTACAtactttgttttttccaaatgcagtttttcagtatttatcaAAAATCATCATGAATTTTGAGACTTGTCCccgcagctctgcagtgtttgtagCTGATGCATCAGAATTCTTCTCAACTGCTTTAAATCACAACTACTTTACAAAAGGCACAACAAGTGACTCATATTAAGTTCAGCATCAATTACGAGTATGTACATGCTTTCGGAGATGGACAGCAatcaccatttttataactGAGACTTCAAGGCAACATTATGTACCTTTCAGAGGTACACAGAGGGCAGATATTTGCTGCCTAAATTGCTGGTGCATTAGtcacaaacactgtgaaattaTGTGGCGAAGGGAAAGGTCTCAGAAATTATGACGACACATCAGACAAAGGAAAAtggcagagggaaacagctgtcACCTTCACCAACACTGACCGGAATAATTTTAACAAGATAGTTCCTGCATAAATAACACTCCAAACTAATTTAAAGTTTTGACAGCATCAACGCAAGATAAAACTCCTTttaggaaatacacttattccCTTTCCGGCTGAGAAATAGATAAGGTGATCAATACTTCCTTCGTGTCTGTACAGAGACTGTGAAGCTAGAGCTTTAGAGGCTTTGTCcatagataaaaaaaatcaacctaccagcacctctaagccatgttcactaattaacacaatCTCatgtgtttaatctgtacaaaaacatataaaagtgtaaaaatgataaGCTGTTATTTCACAGAGGGTGATGTACCAGGTATGTGCTTTCATTGTCAGAATACTTTTTCATCTGGATGGTTAGAAAAGTCTTTGAGGAGTCTGAAAATGCCTTCAGAACAACAGTGAGTGTGTAACGACATTCTGGCTTTTTCAAAGATCGCTGAGTACAGACACTTAGAAATGTGACTTGAATAAAATAATATCACAAGAGCCCCCATAAAACCACAGCTCACTGTTATGCTAAAGTTAGAAGAGGTGATAGGTATATGTTTTttaacttacttttttttttatactttatacttttttccccactgtttCCAGTTATCTTGCTaagttaagctaagctaactggcccgtttccagcttcatatttaccatacaaAGGAGAGAGTGATGTCAATCTCATGAATCAACTGTCATCCAGAAGGCCAATCAgcttatttctcaaaatgtcaaattattccttAAATGTACTTATGGACTGATGCAAAGTTATAGTCCAACATGGTAGTTATATTGTTTATTGTTCAATTATAAAATCCTGTAGCATTAATTTAATCCATCTCTGTGTATAATACTGCTGTTACGCATAGACTCATTCCTCTTTAAAGCATCACCGGATTCACTCAGACATTCAAGAGAGGGCAAAAATGCCTCACGGACATTTCGGACGCTTATtcaagcaaaaacacaacacattatCAAAATGACAGGCCaaatgagagacaaagagcTGACCTAAACAAACAAAGTGGTGGGTTGATGCACTTACAGCTGCATTATGAGGTACAGGTGGTTTGAGCTCTCGTAGATGTCCTCCAGAGCCACGATATTCTCATGCTTTATcctgcagagggagaacagaAAATTCACTTTGCTTGCTCTCAGCctctgttcatttcagcacaggCCACTAATGAGGTGCAATTagccttttcttttgttaaaatgaTGCCCTGCCGACTGAAAacggatctttttttttttgctttctgttaCAGCACACTGCCTATATTTAcacttcatgtgtgtttgtgcacacatgtgTATCTTTGTGCTTGTCAAAAATGAACCTGGCAAAGCTTATCATTCACTCAGGAAAGAAAATCTTTTGTATGTGATGGGGGCTGGGATGGGTTGGGGGGTTTCTTAGAGAATGCTAATCAATGAGTCATGAAGCGGCAACCCCCGTCAGCAGGAGCACCTGAAAGAGATAATATAGGATGGATCAAGATACTGGGAGTCTGTGTCCAGGCAACCAGCCAAGAAggtttaagtaaaaaaaaaaaaaaaaaaaagaaaagaaaaaaagctgcctCTGCAAGGAGATATGCAGATGACAGAGCGTGTTCAGAAGGGCAGGtggctgaaaaagaaaaggtgggggtggaagaggaggaggcggggaGAGTCTCAAAGGACTAAACAAtcttcacaacttcctttctaAGTCCAGAACGAAAATGAGGTTGCAGCTTGAGTGCTGTTAGACTAACAGACACAAGGAAGGAGTATGAAGAGagtgaggaaaaaggaaaggatgagaaaagacagaaagagagagcgagagagagagacagagagagagagaaaggaggaagtcaAAGGATAGCAACTGTAGCCAGGCAACTACACCCAACAACTGGCGTGTTCGCTTCAAGAGTGACTGATAACTGAGCTTGTCGGGGGAATTACCCATCAGACCCTGGAGGAGGATGGAGTGTCACCTGGTGTCAATGCAATCCTATCATACCCTGTGTaggtgtgtaagagtgtgtacACTGTGAAGACCCAAAATGGTGGATAGATGAGATTCGACAAGGAAGTCACTTAAGCCTGACAATGACTGTGAAATAAAGTGTGTGCCACCAGCATCCCAACTCCGAGTCATTactcagagtggagagagacacacacaagcatcccCCGGAGGACGACGCGAGGTGGTGACCCTTTCTAAAGTGGTGTTCTTTGTCTGGAAACTCCCCCGCGGCTCCGACAGGCGGTACCTACTTCCTAAGCACAGCGATTTCATTTTCGATACTCGTCTCCTTCCCCTTCAGCGCTTTTTTCGGGATGCACTTGATTGCGACCATCTTTCCCGTGGCCTTCTCCCGAGCCATCACCACTTCGGAAAAAGCACCCctgcaagagagaaagagaaacatgttAGTCCTGCTTTGTATGTGCTCAGGCAATATTGACACAGAAAACCTATCGTCAGTGAGTAGATAGAGGGCACTCAGAGGCAGACAGGCCAGAGTACACAAACAGCATATTGTGAATATTTACTGAGAACTGGCAAAGTCCCTGACTATGGCCAACAGCCTTCTGCGTTGGTTTACGCCTGATGCTCGTGTGAAGCCAAAAGCATGGCAAACACTTTTAAAACACCCATTTAGGACGGCGGATAGCGTGTCTTCCTCAGCCATCTGTCTCCATACATGAGagcctttaaaaacaaaaactgaattaaGGAATATTTGCTCAAGCAATCTGTATCTGTTGCTATGATACCACATTCAGTCCACCTTAATAAATCTCGCTGAGCACGCAGCatgattgctttttttttctcttctcccctTCTTGTTTTCATTACACACCTTCACAGGCACCTTTTTTTACTCCCTTACTGCCCTCAGGATGGCTCGACATGAAACAAGGATTAATGATTTGAAACTCTCTGGGTCATGGTCACTGGACCAACAGATATGATCTAAAAGACTAAAATAATCCTTGATCAGCTGATGAACTGATGGCTCTGATGAAGGCTTGCCAAAATGTGTCaggataagaaaaaaatgttaatctgAACAATCTGACTATTGTGATTTTTCTGGAGCGCTATAGTACAGTCCCAAGTCATATATTCTAAATCAATTCATGTGCTCACAAAGCCACATGGagcttttaacattttaacatttcagtttgttgtcTCCTCCACTTTTTAATCTCTAATTCAGCTGCTTACATAAAGCCTTTTCAGCAACTTTGTTCTTATTGATATTTTCAAACTAAATGAGTGGGTTGACATGAGCAACACAATACTTGTACAGCATCAGTGATATATGTTATGGGTGACATCATGTAGGCACAATATTACAATATTTTACATATCATTCACATTGTTATCTTAGGATAAAGATCAGTTTCttcattcagtttatttaaagtACAATTTCAAGTCCTGTCATTCTTGCTGGAGCATCTGCCAGCAGCCATTTTAGTGTGATGGCTTTCTTGTATTTTAAAGATATATTAACCCTGTAAATTAGGTTTATCAAAGACCAGGTACAGAATGACAAAGAAGCAATAAACTTCCATTCcagatattttcattatcaattaattcATCTCTTGCAAATGTAAAAAACTGGCCTGTTGGAACATCATCAGgtatacaaaaatacaaatgatgTGAAGAAACACACCTGCAGTGATTTACCGCCTTACAAACAGCAAGACGACCAACATCAAAAAGTCCATTATGTTCTCAAAGTGTCATCACTTCATGCCAACAGGCTCTAAACTCAGTGCCGCTCGTAGCACTAAGTCCCACCGCGGTCATCAAATCCACGCTAATCCCTCACTCCACCTTCgcacagggggggggggggggggggtcagtcaGAGCcacgacacacaaacacagactgggCACAAACACACTACTTGGCCACAAAGCTTGGCCCCAGGTGTGATGAGGTGGaagacacacagcaaacaaacagaactgAGAGGGCTTGGAGCATACGCCCTTGTGACTTTGACCTCATTCTGGCACGTTATGTGGGACAATATGTAAATTCATGGGGCTGTGTAAGATACTTGGTGCACTACTTGTTCGCTtgttacagcacacacacatcttcacacCGCAGCTGTTGCCGTGAGGACAATGAGCATCATTTCTATTCAGCGCATGCGACCGACTTCTACAGCTGTGCGGACATTAAGAGCAGAATTCCTCCACCAGCACGTTGAGCCCTGACGAGCAACTCTCTTGCACGGTTTTTCGGAGCACGCTTTCTGCTTTCTGCAGCAGGAGACACACGCTGATGAAACCACAGGAAACCTGTGAACTAACAGAGAGGTTGTTTAGCGCGTATAGCACCATTTCTGTCCCCCTGCTCACCACATTGACAAGCAGCAACATCATTTCCTGAGAATGACAACATGACAGAATCCAAGCCTGTGACTTCCCTTGCTCTGTCAATGCATGAGGCA
The window above is part of the Toxotes jaculatrix isolate fToxJac2 chromosome 5, fToxJac2.pri, whole genome shotgun sequence genome. Proteins encoded here:
- the camk1db gene encoding calcium/calmodulin-dependent protein kinase 1Db — protein: MAKENGESSDGSWKKHVDDIKKIFDFKEVLGTGAFSEVVMAREKATGKMVAIKCIPKKALKGKETSIENEIAVLRKIKHENIVALEDIYESSNHLYLIMQLVSGGELFDRIVEKGFYTEMDASRLIRQVLDAVNYLHSMGIVHRDLKPENLLYFSPHDESKIMISDFGLSKMEGTGDVMATACGTPGYVAPEVLAQKPYSKAVDCWSIGVIAYILLCGYPPFYDENDSKLFEQILKADYEFDAPYWDDISDSAKDFISSLMEKDPEKRFTCDQALQHPWIAGDTALCKNIHESVSRQMRKNFAKSKWRQAFNATAVIRHMRRLQLGTSFGSSIHGNNSVSSPQSRAPAKSQSVDCAPLSLKDCPPIAPLPSAVKVYNQDSDSPPPVREEPSVAAEPSRPRPSTVTVIHTGTK